In Streptomyces sp. P3, one DNA window encodes the following:
- a CDS encoding PP2C family protein-serine/threonine phosphatase — MKRSWQIGAVDDAARARIAVARLAAAYGVPPLDRIRLSAALSARLRRCLTKGGRWRLELTAAGGSLHVEVAASPAGGEPPWRFAAPCPEPAPAPVTDPAAGDVTALAEALLGADEDTALVLERLTGQEELVAFHREELHQTNQGVLALHADLDAAGRAQREAFAAERAARREAEDARRRLTFLADASAALTASLNHEEIVRRLPELLVPEYARTVDVWLFDAEDERGASAPRPAAAVVAARTGRPQYAAARPGGLPGVDDLPASALHPGRPLLCVPLPTRRAPLGVLTLTPPGERWNPDDAVMLVELTRRAGGALDNARRFEHNRDIAETLQRALLTELPTTSGLRLAARYLPATYGLNIGGDWYDAFRQPDGSLITVIGDVTGHGLHAAVMMSQLRTALRAYAVDGGSPGELLTRLHTFLHRLQPDLYATAVIARFRPGEPVLTWAAAGHPPPVLRGPDGRVRTLDARPGAMLGIPLHQEIADHTAPLEPGSTLALYTDGLVERRAQGIDPGIDRLAAALGAFGAEELDTDLDGAAERILEPMLSDSERDDDVCLLLCHIDSHVGARMDGQVDGRTAGRVGSRVGDARGGA; from the coding sequence ATGAAGCGCAGCTGGCAGATCGGGGCCGTCGACGACGCGGCACGGGCGCGTATCGCCGTCGCCCGGCTGGCCGCCGCGTACGGCGTGCCACCGCTGGACCGCATCCGGCTGTCGGCCGCGCTCAGCGCGCGGCTGCGCCGGTGTCTGACCAAGGGCGGCCGCTGGCGGCTCGAGCTGACCGCGGCCGGGGGGTCGCTGCACGTCGAGGTCGCCGCCTCGCCGGCCGGCGGCGAACCGCCGTGGCGGTTCGCCGCACCCTGCCCGGAGCCGGCCCCGGCCCCCGTCACCGATCCGGCGGCGGGCGACGTCACCGCCTTGGCGGAGGCGCTCCTCGGCGCGGACGAGGACACCGCGCTCGTGCTGGAGCGGCTCACCGGGCAGGAGGAGCTCGTCGCCTTCCACCGGGAGGAACTGCACCAGACCAACCAGGGCGTCCTGGCGCTGCACGCCGACCTGGACGCCGCCGGGCGGGCGCAGCGGGAGGCGTTCGCGGCGGAACGCGCGGCACGCCGGGAGGCGGAGGACGCCCGCCGCAGGCTGACGTTCCTCGCCGACGCCAGCGCCGCGCTCACGGCCTCCCTCAACCACGAGGAGATCGTCCGCCGGCTGCCCGAGCTGTTGGTGCCCGAGTACGCCCGCACGGTCGACGTGTGGCTGTTCGACGCCGAGGACGAGCGGGGGGCGTCCGCACCGCGCCCCGCGGCCGCGGTGGTCGCGGCCCGCACCGGCCGGCCCCAGTACGCGGCCGCCCGTCCCGGCGGTCTGCCCGGTGTGGACGACCTGCCGGCGTCGGCGCTCCATCCGGGCCGGCCGCTGCTGTGCGTGCCCCTGCCGACGCGCCGGGCGCCGCTGGGCGTGCTGACGCTGACCCCGCCCGGCGAGCGCTGGAACCCCGACGACGCCGTCATGCTCGTGGAGCTCACCCGGCGGGCGGGCGGCGCGCTCGACAACGCCCGCCGCTTCGAGCACAACCGGGACATCGCCGAGACGCTGCAGCGCGCCCTGCTGACGGAGCTGCCTACTACCTCGGGGCTGCGGCTGGCGGCCCGCTATCTGCCCGCCACGTACGGGCTGAACATCGGCGGCGACTGGTACGACGCGTTCCGGCAGCCCGACGGCAGCCTGATCACCGTCATCGGCGACGTGACAGGGCACGGGCTGCACGCGGCGGTGATGATGAGCCAGCTGCGCACCGCGTTGCGCGCCTACGCCGTCGACGGAGGCAGTCCCGGCGAGCTGCTGACCCGGCTGCACACCTTTCTGCACCGCCTCCAGCCCGACCTGTACGCGACCGCCGTGATCGCCCGCTTCCGGCCCGGCGAGCCCGTGCTGACGTGGGCGGCCGCGGGTCATCCGCCGCCCGTGCTGCGCGGCCCGGACGGACGGGTGCGCACACTGGACGCCAGGCCGGGGGCGATGCTCGGCATCCCGTTGCACCAGGAGATCGCCGACCACACGGCGCCGCTGGAACCCGGTTCCACACTGGCGCTCTACACCGACGGCCTGGTCGAGCGGCGGGCGCAGGGCATCGACCCGGGGATCGACCGGCTGGCGGCGGCGCTCGGCGCGTTCGGTGCCGAGGAGCTGGACACGGACCTGGACGGCGCGGCCGAACGCATCCTGGAGCCGATGCTGAGCGACTCCGAGCGCGACGACGATGTCTGTCTGCTGCTGTGCCACATCGACAGCCACGTCGGCGCCCGGATGGACGGCCAGGTCGACGGCCGTACCGCCGGCCGGGTCGGCAGCCGGGTCGGTGACGCTCGCGGCGGCGCGTGA
- a CDS encoding NAD(P)/FAD-dependent oxidoreductase — translation MDIVTRPRILVVGAGFAGVGCVRRLERELSTAEADITLVTPFAYQLYLPLLPQVASGVLTPQSIAVSLRRSKKYRTRIIPGGAIGVDLASKVCVIRTITDEIVNEPYDYIVLAPGSVTRTFDIPGLTDHAFGMKTLAEAAYIRDHVITQLDLADASNDPAERASRLQFVVVGGGYAGTETAACLQLLTHNAVKRYPRLDPNLIKWHLIDIAPKLMPELGDKLGRSAQEVLRKRGIDISLGVSIAKAGPEEVTFTDGRVVPTRTLIWTAGVVASPLIATLGAETQRGRLVVEAEMNLPGSDGVFALGDAAAVPDRAKGEKGALCPPTAQHAMRQGKVVADNVIATLRGRPMRPYAHKDLGLVVDLGGTDAVSKPLGIELRGLPAQAVARGYHWSALRTGVAKARVLTNWTLNAVAGDDFVRTGFQARRTAKLKDFEYTDSYLTPEQVRARVEGTGPETA, via the coding sequence ATGGACATCGTGACACGACCCAGGATCCTGGTGGTGGGCGCGGGCTTCGCGGGGGTGGGGTGCGTTCGGCGGCTGGAACGCGAGCTCTCCACCGCGGAGGCCGACATCACCCTGGTGACACCGTTCGCCTACCAGCTCTATCTGCCGCTGCTGCCACAGGTCGCCTCAGGCGTGCTGACCCCCCAGTCGATCGCCGTGTCGCTGCGCCGCAGCAAGAAGTACCGCACCCGCATCATCCCGGGCGGCGCCATCGGCGTGGACCTCGCGTCGAAGGTCTGCGTCATCCGGACCATCACCGACGAGATCGTGAACGAGCCGTACGACTACATCGTGCTGGCTCCCGGCAGCGTCACCCGCACCTTCGACATCCCGGGGCTGACGGACCACGCGTTCGGGATGAAGACCCTCGCGGAGGCCGCGTACATCCGCGACCACGTCATCACCCAGCTCGACCTCGCCGACGCCAGCAACGACCCCGCCGAGCGGGCCTCGCGGCTGCAGTTCGTGGTCGTCGGCGGCGGTTACGCCGGCACCGAGACGGCCGCCTGTCTGCAACTGCTCACCCACAACGCGGTCAAACGCTATCCGCGGCTGGACCCGAACCTGATCAAGTGGCATCTCATCGACATCGCCCCGAAGCTGATGCCGGAACTCGGCGACAAGCTGGGCCGCAGCGCCCAGGAGGTGCTGCGCAAGCGCGGCATCGACATCTCGCTGGGCGTGTCGATCGCCAAGGCGGGCCCGGAGGAGGTCACCTTCACCGACGGGCGGGTGGTACCCACCCGGACGCTCATCTGGACCGCGGGCGTCGTGGCGAGCCCGCTGATCGCGACGCTCGGCGCGGAGACGCAGCGCGGGCGGCTCGTGGTCGAGGCCGAGATGAACCTGCCCGGCAGCGACGGGGTGTTCGCGCTCGGGGACGCCGCGGCCGTGCCCGACCGGGCCAAGGGCGAGAAGGGCGCGCTCTGCCCGCCCACCGCGCAGCACGCGATGCGGCAGGGCAAGGTCGTCGCCGACAACGTCATCGCCACGCTGCGGGGCCGACCGATGCGGCCGTACGCGCACAAGGACCTCGGTCTGGTCGTCGACCTCGGCGGCACCGACGCCGTCTCCAAGCCGCTCGGCATCGAGCTGCGGGGGCTGCCCGCGCAGGCCGTGGCGCGCGGCTACCACTGGTCGGCGCTGCGCACCGGCGTCGCCAAGGCGCGGGTCCTGACCAACTGGACGCTGAACGCGGTCGCGGGTGACGATTTCGTCCGGACCGGTTTCCAGGCGCGCCGGACCGCGAAGCTGAAGGACTTCGAGTACACCGACAGCTATCTGACGCCCGAACAGGTGCGGGCGCGCGTCGAGGGGACCGGTCCGGAGACCGCCTGA
- a CDS encoding FUSC family protein, with the protein MRAAARSFGARWRDRFAASDPGLLRLAAGLRTVGAIALTLAVLSLLGADVSHLVAGAIASMVATFAVREKQRGRQAVTLMLGLPVALASVSLAALLTSRAVAGDFFFIALIFCAVYGRRFGDRGTALGLIAFQVYFMALFVGVGTSLLAGYLGVVAVAFVCSAAVRFLLVPQTPSGILERLRQAFRARLAQLLDAQLDLLDAGPDDAEKALGQVREGTARLHETAMMIQGRLAEGTPDETVARMVQRRIADAEIAAERLGLLLLTARSAERADTLTLHLPGAPLPEATRLPVRDEALDTLRHDLRALRLLVRHPVEAGSGTALSQVRNRLLGYREEENLPPAPPPVQDVFRGVGETARAVLGLRIALDGPQDESGDSPETARSREELDAEDAAIGGAEEDEAPAAEVTGLRRPTTRAAVQVAVGSSLAILGGELLSAHRWYWAVLTCWIVFINTSSTGEILVKGYRRLLGTVLGVVAGIALAGLVGHHTWTAFAVVLLCVFAMFYTAPLSYTLMSFFVTAALGVLYTLLHTYSLSVLVLRVEETALGAACGIVAAALVLPVHTDRRTNELLATVLERLSGVTEAAVEQLSGAPPVDLLEQARGLDQALADLRAATQPLTHPVTPLRSRRDTARYVVALLETCAYHARSLAATAELLPTHPSIAADPRLRRAGVRILHNIGAIDARVADGRSTAQVLAGPSVAALLKPGVPGTPRYGRVTDRVLRHLQRLDEAVVGLARPLGAPVAAPK; encoded by the coding sequence GTGAGGGCTGCGGCACGGTCGTTCGGCGCACGGTGGCGGGATCGGTTCGCCGCGTCCGATCCCGGTCTGCTGCGTCTGGCGGCGGGGCTGCGGACGGTCGGCGCGATCGCCCTCACGCTGGCCGTGCTCTCCCTGCTGGGCGCGGACGTCTCGCATCTGGTGGCGGGAGCCATCGCCTCGATGGTCGCCACCTTCGCCGTCCGGGAGAAGCAGCGCGGCCGGCAGGCCGTCACCCTGATGCTGGGACTGCCCGTGGCGCTCGCCTCGGTGTCGCTGGCGGCGCTGCTCACCTCCCGGGCGGTGGCCGGCGACTTCTTCTTCATCGCCCTGATCTTCTGCGCCGTCTACGGCCGCCGCTTCGGCGACCGGGGCACGGCGCTCGGGCTGATCGCCTTCCAGGTCTATTTCATGGCCCTGTTCGTCGGGGTCGGGACCTCTCTGCTGGCCGGCTACCTGGGGGTCGTCGCGGTGGCCTTCGTGTGCAGCGCGGCGGTCCGGTTCCTGCTCGTGCCGCAGACACCGTCCGGGATTCTGGAACGGCTGCGGCAGGCGTTCCGGGCGCGGCTCGCCCAGTTGCTGGACGCCCAGCTGGACCTGCTAGACGCAGGGCCGGACGACGCGGAGAAGGCCCTCGGCCAGGTGCGCGAGGGCACCGCCCGGCTGCACGAGACGGCCATGATGATCCAGGGCCGGCTGGCGGAGGGCACGCCCGACGAGACGGTGGCCCGCATGGTCCAGCGCCGGATCGCCGACGCCGAGATCGCCGCCGAGCGGCTGGGGCTGCTCCTGCTCACCGCCCGCAGCGCCGAGCGGGCGGACACGCTGACCCTGCACCTGCCCGGCGCGCCGCTGCCCGAGGCCACCCGGCTGCCGGTGCGGGACGAGGCTCTCGACACCCTCCGCCATGATCTGCGGGCCCTGCGGCTGCTGGTGCGGCATCCCGTCGAGGCGGGGTCGGGCACCGCGCTGTCGCAGGTGCGCAACCGGCTGCTCGGCTACCGGGAGGAGGAGAACCTGCCGCCGGCGCCGCCTCCCGTGCAGGACGTCTTCCGGGGCGTCGGCGAGACGGCGCGTGCGGTGCTGGGCCTGCGGATCGCGCTCGACGGCCCGCAGGACGAGTCAGGCGACAGTCCCGAGACGGCCCGCTCCCGAGAGGAACTCGACGCGGAGGACGCGGCGATCGGCGGCGCCGAGGAGGACGAGGCCCCGGCCGCCGAGGTCACCGGGCTGCGGCGGCCGACCACCCGGGCCGCCGTGCAGGTCGCCGTCGGGTCCTCGCTGGCCATCCTCGGCGGCGAGCTGCTCTCCGCGCACCGCTGGTACTGGGCGGTGCTGACCTGCTGGATCGTGTTCATCAACACGTCCTCCACCGGGGAGATCCTGGTCAAGGGCTACCGGCGGCTGCTGGGCACCGTGCTCGGCGTGGTGGCCGGCATCGCGTTGGCGGGTCTGGTGGGCCATCACACGTGGACGGCGTTCGCGGTGGTGCTGCTGTGCGTGTTCGCGATGTTCTACACGGCGCCGCTGTCGTACACACTGATGTCCTTCTTCGTGACCGCCGCGCTCGGTGTCCTGTACACGTTGCTGCACACCTACAGCCTGTCGGTGCTGGTGCTGCGGGTGGAGGAGACGGCGCTGGGGGCGGCCTGCGGGATCGTCGCCGCGGCGCTGGTGCTGCCGGTGCACACGGACCGGCGGACCAACGAACTGCTGGCGACCGTGCTCGAGCGGCTGAGCGGGGTCACCGAGGCGGCCGTGGAACAGCTGAGCGGCGCTCCCCCGGTCGATCTGCTGGAGCAGGCCCGGGGCCTGGACCAGGCGCTGGCCGATCTGCGGGCCGCCACCCAGCCCCTGACCCACCCGGTCACCCCGCTGCGGTCGCGGCGGGACACCGCCCGCTACGTCGTCGCACTGCTGGAGACCTGCGCCTACCACGCGCGGTCCCTGGCGGCGACCGCGGAACTGCTGCCGACCCATCCGTCGATAGCGGCGGACCCGCGGCTGCGCCGGGCCGGTGTGCGCATCCTGCACAACATCGGGGCGATCGACGCGCGCGTCGCGGACGGGCGGAGCACGGCGCAGGTGCTGGCCGGGCCGAGCGTCGCCGCGCTGCTGAAGCCGGGCGTCCCGGGGACGCCGCGCTACGGGCGGGTGACCGACCGGGTGCTGCGGCATCTCCAGCGCCTGGACGAGGCGGTGGTGGGCCTCGCCCGCCCGCTCGGGGCGCCGGTGGCGGCGCCGAAGTGA
- a CDS encoding SigB/SigF/SigG family RNA polymerase sigma factor produces the protein MPIDMSTSRHDITASTPAQPSARPTARTTAQLRRTHDDAPDTAGRFARLVALEDGPERDALRDEIVTAWLPMAHRIAGRFRDRGEATEDLRQVAALGLVKAVDRFDPERGAFESYAVPTITGEIKRHFRDRMWALRVPRRVQELRNKVRVARRELAQAPGAPEPAVADIAAHTGLTEDEVAAGLEALESFSTLSLDAELPAGDDGYSLADTLGAADSSFDTVVDRESAKEGLRRLPERERAILYMRFFEDMTQSRIADRLGISQMHVSRLISRSCERVRQEALR, from the coding sequence ATGCCTATCGACATGTCGACAAGCCGTCACGACATCACGGCTTCCACCCCTGCTCAGCCCAGTGCCCGGCCCACCGCGCGGACGACCGCCCAGCTGCGCCGCACCCACGACGACGCGCCCGACACGGCAGGCCGTTTCGCCCGGCTCGTCGCCCTGGAGGACGGGCCCGAACGGGACGCCCTGCGCGACGAGATCGTCACCGCCTGGCTGCCCATGGCCCACCGGATCGCGGGCCGGTTCCGCGACCGCGGCGAGGCCACCGAGGATCTGCGGCAGGTGGCGGCCCTCGGCCTGGTGAAGGCCGTCGACCGTTTCGACCCCGAGCGTGGCGCCTTCGAGAGCTACGCCGTGCCCACCATCACCGGTGAGATCAAGCGCCACTTCCGTGACCGCATGTGGGCGCTGCGCGTGCCCCGCCGCGTGCAGGAGCTGCGCAACAAGGTGCGCGTCGCCCGCCGGGAACTGGCCCAGGCCCCCGGCGCCCCCGAGCCCGCGGTCGCCGACATCGCCGCGCACACCGGCCTCACCGAGGACGAGGTCGCGGCCGGCCTGGAGGCCCTGGAGAGCTTCAGCACGCTGTCGCTGGACGCCGAGCTCCCGGCCGGCGACGACGGGTACAGCCTCGCCGACACGCTCGGCGCGGCCGACTCCTCCTTCGACACCGTGGTGGACCGCGAGTCCGCCAAGGAGGGTCTGCGGCGACTGCCCGAACGCGAGCGCGCCATCCTCTACATGCGCTTCTTCGAGGACATGACGCAGAGCAGGATCGCCGACCGGCTGGGCATCTCCCAGATGCACGTCTCCCGGCTCATCAGCCGAAGCTGCGAGCGGGTGCGCCAGGAGGCGCTGCGTTGA
- a CDS encoding STAS domain-containing protein — protein MNHDLSRAGTAHVPVLRLGDVLLITLQGDLHDGAAEQLQQDVAESIVRSRVTGVVIDISGVEIVDSFLGRVLAEIAASARLLAARTVVAGMRPAVAITLVELGLTLPGLRTALSTEAAMELLAASPDDPRREPR, from the coding sequence GTGAACCACGACCTCTCCCGCGCGGGCACCGCCCATGTGCCCGTGCTGCGGCTCGGCGACGTCCTGCTGATCACCCTTCAGGGCGACCTGCACGACGGAGCGGCGGAGCAGCTCCAGCAGGACGTCGCCGAGTCGATCGTCCGCAGCCGGGTCACCGGCGTGGTCATCGACATCTCCGGCGTGGAGATCGTCGACTCGTTCCTGGGTCGGGTGCTGGCGGAGATCGCGGCGAGCGCCCGGCTGCTGGCCGCGCGGACCGTGGTGGCCGGCATGCGTCCCGCGGTGGCGATCACGCTGGTGGAGCTGGGGCTGACACTGCCGGGGCTGCGGACGGCGCTGAGCACCGAGGCCGCCATGGAACTGCTCGCGGCGTCGCCGGACGACCCTCGCCGGGAGCCTCGGTGA
- a CDS encoding anti-sigma regulatory factor gives MSETSAGVDARLPIRSDLDLVWVRQHVRQAASALGFGLVEQTKLVTAASELARNTLIYGGGGEVEAREVSDGRAARGLRLTFTDGGPGIADLDQALSDGFTSGEGLGMGLGGARRLVHDFAIDSAPGAGTTVTVTSWAVRPPRPREEQPG, from the coding sequence GTGAGCGAGACGTCCGCGGGCGTCGACGCCCGCCTGCCGATCCGTTCGGACCTGGACCTCGTGTGGGTACGGCAGCATGTGCGCCAGGCGGCGTCGGCGCTCGGCTTCGGGCTGGTGGAGCAGACCAAACTGGTCACCGCCGCCAGCGAACTGGCCCGCAACACGCTGATCTACGGCGGTGGCGGCGAGGTGGAGGCCCGGGAGGTGTCGGACGGACGGGCGGCACGGGGGCTGCGGCTGACCTTCACCGACGGCGGGCCGGGCATCGCCGACCTGGACCAGGCCCTCAGCGACGGCTTCACCTCGGGCGAGGGGCTGGGGATGGGACTCGGCGGCGCGCGCCGGCTGGTGCACGACTTCGCCATCGACAGCGCGCCGGGGGCCGGCACCACGGTCACGGTGACCTCCTGGGCGGTCCGCCCGCCCCGGCCGCGTGAGGAGCAACCCGGATGA
- a CDS encoding DUF1206 domain-containing protein has translation MNASALARNGRAEAERAARGSLTKGAARAGLAARGVIYLLVGVIALQIAFGESGQEADRRGALAEIAEKPFGAVLLWALGVGLVGMALWRLSEAVFGGAGADGRGARKRLTALARCAFYSFVAYSVLEFAAGSGDGGGSSDEQSRDVTARVLGLPGGQWIVGAAGVGIVVAGLWIGARAVMRSYRKQLRLGEMSPGVRRLVDVTGVGGGAARGLVFAAAGAFAVRAAVDYRPDKAKGLDDTLRSFAGTPAGPALLACVAAGLVLFGLFSFCMARWRKV, from the coding sequence ATGAACGCGAGTGCACTGGCGCGCAACGGGCGGGCCGAGGCGGAACGGGCGGCCCGGGGGTCGCTGACCAAGGGGGCGGCCCGGGCCGGGCTCGCCGCGCGGGGTGTGATCTATCTGCTGGTGGGCGTGATCGCCCTGCAGATCGCCTTCGGCGAGAGCGGACAGGAGGCCGACCGCCGCGGCGCCCTCGCCGAGATAGCGGAGAAGCCCTTCGGCGCCGTACTGCTGTGGGCGCTCGGCGTCGGGCTGGTCGGCATGGCGCTGTGGCGGCTGTCCGAGGCCGTCTTCGGCGGGGCCGGCGCCGACGGGCGCGGCGCCAGGAAGCGGCTGACCGCGCTCGCCCGGTGCGCCTTCTACTCCTTCGTCGCCTACTCCGTGCTGGAGTTCGCCGCCGGGTCGGGCGACGGGGGCGGTTCGAGCGACGAACAGTCCCGGGACGTCACCGCGCGGGTGCTAGGCCTTCCCGGAGGCCAGTGGATCGTCGGCGCGGCCGGTGTCGGGATCGTCGTCGCCGGCCTGTGGATCGGCGCCCGCGCCGTCATGCGCTCCTATCGCAAGCAGCTGCGGCTCGGGGAGATGTCCCCGGGCGTGCGGCGCCTGGTGGACGTCACCGGGGTGGGCGGCGGCGCGGCCCGCGGGCTGGTGTTCGCGGCCGCCGGGGCGTTCGCCGTCCGGGCCGCCGTGGACTACCGTCCCGACAAGGCCAAGGGGCTCGACGACACGCTGCGTTCCTTCGCCGGCACCCCCGCCGGGCCGGCCCTGCTGGCCTGCGTCGCCGCCGGGCTCGTCCTCTTCGGACTGTTCTCTTTCTGCATGGCTCGCTGGCGCAAGGTCTGA
- a CDS encoding DUF5133 domain-containing protein: MLMPHPAVLRKLVDEYEALRESGAGEQHPQARDLAYTLCVSTGTRDVRHALETARQWLDAASAADAAGRHPGDGPRVYA; the protein is encoded by the coding sequence ATGCTGATGCCCCATCCCGCCGTGCTGCGCAAACTCGTCGACGAATACGAGGCGTTGAGGGAGTCCGGAGCCGGCGAACAGCATCCGCAGGCCCGCGACCTCGCCTACACCCTGTGCGTGTCCACCGGGACCCGGGACGTACGACATGCCCTGGAGACGGCGCGCCAGTGGCTCGACGCGGCCTCGGCGGCAGACGCCGCCGGACGACACCCAGGCGACGGTCCGCGCGTGTACGCCTGA
- a CDS encoding ATP-binding SpoIIE family protein phosphatase, with protein sequence MTRVWDVPVHDSTRVRDARVAAEDAAALAGLDGPRTADAALVATELATNLLKHARGGQLLVEAVAAPGGPSEALLVQIVAVDHGPGISDVPAALGDGFSTAGSLGAGLGTCRRLSDDFDLHSVPGRGTVALARIGGATVSFDRRGPAGASSPHSPAAVRAGGINIPFGGGECSGDAWTCVRDGDGLTLMMADGLGHGPEAARASAAAVAEARRGAHLPPAELLRRLDGALRGTRGAAVGVARLDLRAGRLRFAGIGNIGARLREGDSWRHLISRPGIVGVHRPATLPETEADWAADRLLVLHSDGLPSRWAPPADPRLLCADPALTAAVTVRDAGSSARPVRDDTAVAVLSPNPSDRS encoded by the coding sequence ATGACGCGCGTGTGGGACGTCCCGGTGCACGACTCGACGCGGGTGCGCGACGCCCGGGTGGCCGCGGAGGACGCGGCGGCGCTGGCCGGACTGGACGGGCCGCGCACCGCCGACGCCGCGCTGGTCGCCACCGAGCTGGCGACCAACCTGCTCAAGCACGCGCGGGGCGGGCAGTTGCTCGTGGAGGCGGTCGCCGCGCCGGGCGGGCCCTCCGAAGCCCTGCTGGTGCAGATCGTCGCCGTCGACCACGGCCCGGGCATATCCGACGTCCCGGCCGCACTCGGCGACGGGTTCTCCACCGCGGGCTCCCTGGGAGCGGGGCTGGGCACCTGCCGACGGCTGTCGGACGACTTCGACCTGCACAGCGTCCCGGGCCGCGGGACCGTGGCACTGGCCCGGATCGGCGGCGCGACGGTCTCCTTCGACCGTCGCGGCCCGGCCGGTGCCTCGTCCCCGCACTCCCCCGCCGCGGTGCGGGCCGGCGGGATCAACATCCCCTTCGGGGGCGGCGAGTGCTCCGGAGACGCCTGGACCTGCGTACGGGACGGCGACGGGCTGACGCTGATGATGGCCGACGGGCTGGGGCACGGGCCCGAGGCGGCCCGCGCCTCCGCGGCCGCGGTGGCGGAGGCGCGGCGCGGCGCCCACCTCCCGCCGGCCGAGCTGCTGCGCCGCCTGGACGGCGCGCTGCGCGGCACACGGGGCGCGGCGGTCGGGGTGGCCCGGCTCGACCTGCGCGCCGGGCGGCTGCGCTTCGCCGGCATCGGCAACATCGGGGCGCGACTGCGCGAGGGCGACTCCTGGCGGCATCTGATCTCCCGGCCGGGCATAGTCGGCGTGCACCGGCCCGCCACCCTGCCGGAGACGGAGGCCGACTGGGCCGCGGACCGGCTGCTCGTGCTGCACAGCGACGGGCTGCCCAGTCGCTGGGCGCCGCCCGCCGACCCCCGTCTGCTGTGCGCCGACCCCGCCCTCACGGCCGCCGTGACGGTGCGCGACGCCGGCAGTTCCGCCCGACCCGTACGGGACGACACCGCCGTGGCCGTCCTGTCCCCGAACCCGTCGGACCGTTCATGA
- a CDS encoding MarR family winged helix-turn-helix transcriptional regulator, which translates to MTAGYADSSDDGRWTNRGRQARQVADAVESLVACWLAAAEEASPRLPARQLHALRTVRGRPEMNLTALAEHLGVGLPTASRLCDRLEAAGLLERAVQPHNRREVQLVLTTYGHRVLADVAERRVRRLTAVFEAMTPAQRTALEHGLFAFHQARRATGSPASGQGPAGPQG; encoded by the coding sequence GTGACAGCGGGGTATGCGGACAGCTCCGACGACGGACGGTGGACGAACCGCGGGAGGCAGGCGCGGCAGGTCGCCGACGCGGTGGAGAGTCTGGTGGCCTGCTGGCTGGCGGCGGCGGAGGAGGCCTCTCCCCGGCTGCCCGCCCGGCAGCTCCATGCCCTGCGGACGGTCCGCGGCCGCCCGGAGATGAACCTGACGGCCCTGGCCGAGCACCTCGGCGTCGGTCTGCCCACCGCGAGCCGCCTCTGCGACCGGCTGGAGGCCGCGGGGCTGCTCGAGCGGGCCGTGCAGCCGCACAACCGGCGTGAGGTGCAGCTCGTGCTGACCACCTACGGCCACCGCGTCCTCGCGGACGTGGCCGAGCGCCGGGTCCGGCGGCTCACCGCGGTGTTCGAGGCCATGACGCCGGCCCAGCGCACCGCTCTGGAGCACGGCCTGTTCGCCTTCCACCAGGCCCGCAGGGCGACGGGCTCGCCGGCGTCCGGTCAGGGGCCCGCCGGTCCGCAGGGCTGA